In Numidum massiliense, a single genomic region encodes these proteins:
- a CDS encoding carbamoyl phosphate synthase small subunit: protein MKAYFTLQSGESFSGKWLCSPSGAQGGVVQGEVVCYIGAGGYEHVLTNPLYRGQIVVFTYPLVGNYGFPLPKRERDRVTVAGVVVSDYCTFPSAPDGTATLADVLAADGVPALYGVDTRAVAASLRGQASVYGAFGLASGAESVARMATAGSARTDVHALQHADVGKAVTYAGAADAAHLVVLDFGCVQPLVTRLRAAGYRLTIVPYHWSAPRILAVKADGIVLSDGPGDPRNVWARAASLPSLATKLPMFGFGLGYHVAALALGATTTRYPSPFRGMRQPVVHIASGRVHHVVHHSRYIVAKQSLAAAHWKVTQVSTDGQIVFACEHRDYPLYGVQCQPHASEPHVPLSQQLQYGKLSPESRQAGDAWHAVELWPPYCEQMWHSFAERVNVVRKESVYA, encoded by the coding sequence ATGAAGGCATACTTCACCTTGCAGTCAGGGGAATCGTTTAGCGGAAAATGGCTCTGCTCTCCCAGCGGGGCTCAAGGGGGTGTGGTACAAGGAGAGGTCGTCTGTTACATCGGTGCGGGCGGCTACGAGCACGTGTTGACGAACCCTTTGTACCGCGGGCAGATCGTCGTTTTTACGTATCCGTTAGTCGGCAATTACGGCTTTCCGCTTCCCAAAAGGGAACGGGACCGCGTGACTGTCGCCGGTGTCGTCGTGAGCGACTACTGCACATTTCCGAGCGCGCCTGATGGGACGGCGACGTTAGCCGACGTGTTAGCAGCGGACGGCGTTCCCGCCTTGTACGGGGTCGACACACGCGCCGTCGCAGCGTCCCTTCGCGGGCAGGCGTCTGTGTACGGTGCGTTCGGCCTTGCGAGTGGTGCGGAGTCGGTCGCGCGCATGGCGACAGCGGGGTCTGCGCGTACGGATGTGCACGCGCTGCAGCACGCTGACGTAGGAAAGGCAGTAACGTATGCCGGAGCGGCGGACGCCGCCCACCTCGTCGTGCTCGACTTCGGTTGTGTGCAACCGCTCGTCACTCGTTTGCGGGCAGCGGGATACCGCCTGACGATCGTGCCGTACCACTGGTCGGCACCGCGCATTTTAGCAGTGAAAGCAGACGGGATCGTGTTGTCCGACGGACCAGGCGATCCGCGCAATGTGTGGGCGAGGGCTGCGTCGCTGCCATCCCTCGCTACCAAGCTGCCGATGTTCGGTTTTGGGCTCGGTTACCACGTCGCCGCCTTGGCGCTCGGCGCTACGACGACACGCTACCCGTCTCCGTTCCGCGGCATGCGCCAGCCAGTCGTGCACATTGCTAGCGGACGCGTGCACCACGTGGTGCACCATAGTCGTTACATCGTCGCGAAGCAATCGCTCGCCGCGGCACATTGGAAAGTAACGCAAGTAAGTACAGACGGGCAGATCGTATTTGCGTGCGAGCACCGCGACTACCCGTTGTACGGTGTGCAGTGTCAACCGCACGCCAGCGAACCACACGTTCCGTTGTCGCAGCAGTTACAATACGGGAAACTGTCGCCCGAATCGCGTCAAGCTGGCGATGCATGGCACGCGGTCGAACTGTGGCCCCCGTACTGTGAGCAGATGTGGCACAGCTTTGCCGAGCGAGTCAATGTTGTGCGAAAGGAGAGCGTCTATGCCTAA